GGCTTTTGGTAAACCAAAATAACCAAAGCGGAATTAAAACCTTATGGGATGCAGCAGCATACCACAGGCAGCAGAGTGTGATGAAGAGTTGGTCGCTTGCGTGGTTAATATTAGATCTGTATAATGCGCAGCCTTTGGTTCAGTACTTAAATTTCAGCAATCAAATTTCAGTGCATGAATCAAACTACTCAACTATTTTTTTACTTCGTGTGGTGTGCGGCAATAATGACTGTATAGCGACACGACATTAGAGAGGTTTATCATGAGAGAAGGTATCCACCCAGAATACAAAGCGATTACTGCAACTTGTTCTTGCGGTAACGTTATCAAAACTCACTCAACAGTGGGTCGCGATCTTAACCTGGACGTATGTGGCGAATGCCACCCGTTCTATACTGGTAAGCAGCGTGATGTTGCTACCGGTGGTCGTGTAGACCGTTTCAACAAGCGTTTCAACATGCTTGGCGGCGCTAAGTAATTTTACTGAGCTGCATGAAAAAGGCGCCTTGAGCGCCTTTTTTGTATCTGAATATTCTGCTTTTCTGTTTACCATGGCAGCTTGAATTATTGCTGTTGGTAATACCTACCCAGTAAACAATATCCATTACCCTGATAGCGCGGGTAATTAATCATCTTCAATCGTTAGCGATCGTTTTGTTCAAGCAACAAGCCAATAGCAGGAATTAATATTCCCAACTGTCGGGATCGATACCTTTTTCACGCATCAATATTTTTGCGGCCTCCGGAATTTCATCGCTGCGTTCTTTACGTAAATCTTCGTCATTAGGCAAAGGTTGCCCGGTAAACGCATGAAGAAATGCTTCACAAAGTAATTCGCTATTGGTGGCATGTCTCAAGTTATTAATCTGACGGCGGGTACGCTCATCCGTTAGTATTTTTAGGACTTTCAACGGAATGGATACCGTGATCTTCTTGACCTGCTCGCTCTTTTTGCCATGTTCAGCATAGGGGCTGACATATTCGCCGTTCCACTCAGCCATGGGGCACCTTAATCAATAGAAAGCTGAAACTTTAAAGTTGGTCCATTGTGAACTAACTTTACCTGCTCATGAGTTGGCCTCTGGCATGGCTCATGAGTGCATTAAAAGATTATATCATGACAATTTTAACGGATATTTTGCGATTCCTCAATCTACACGGCAAGAAGTTTAGATGTCCAGATGTATTGACGTCCATAATCTAAAGCATTATCTTATCAATCATACTTTATGGTTTTTTCCCGGAGTGATTCAGTGAAACGCAAACAGGCAACTATTGCAGTGCGGGGTGGGCTCAATTCAGATGAGCAGTATGGCTGTGTTGTTCCCCCGATTCATCTTTCCAGTACCTATAATTTTATCGATTTTAATCAGCCTCGGGCACATGATTACTCTCGCCGCGGCAACCCAACTCGTGATGTGGTTCAGTCAGCGCTGGCGGAGTTGGAAGGTGGGAGCCGTGCGATATTGACGGGTAGCGGTATGTCAGCGATTCACTTGGTGTGTACGGCATTGTTAACACCGGATGACTTACTGATTGCGCCACATGATTGCTACGGCGGCAGCTATCGTTTGTTTGATAGTCAAGCGCGTCGGGGTGCCTATCGAGTACTGTTTGTGGATCAGGGGGATGAACAGGCGCTGGAAGCCGCTCTGGCGCAAAAGCCTAAGCTGGTGTTAATTGAATCACCGAGTAATCCGCTGTTGCGGGTTGTGGATATCGCTAAAGTTTGTCAGGCCGCGCATCAAGCCGGGGCGCTGGCAGTAGTGGACAATACGTTCCTTAGCCCTATTTTACAGCAGCCTATTGCGCTGGGCGCTGATATTGTCCTGCACTCCTGTACTAAATATTTAAATGGTCATTCTGATGTGGTGGCTGGTGTGGTCATCTGTAAAGATGAAGCATTGGGGGTCGATCTGGCTTGGTGGGCCAATAATATTGGCGTTACCGGCGCGGCCTTTGACAGTTATCTGTTATTACGTGGACTGCGTACGTTAGGTCCGCGCATGAAACAGCAGCAGCAAAATGCACAGGCGGTGATCGCTTATTTACAGCAACAACCTCAGGTAAAAACGTTGTATCATCCTTCCTTGCCAGAGAATCCGGGTTATGAAATTGCCCGTAAGCAGCAGTCGGGTTTTGGTGCGATGTTAAGTTTTGAATTTGACGGTGATGAACAGGCGATGCGGCAGTTCCTTGCTGCGTTGGAACTGTTTACACTGGCAGAATCGTTAGGTGGCGTTGAAAGTTTAATTTCTCATGCGGCGACTATGACGCATGCGGGGATGGCAGCCGAAGCGCGTAAAGCTGCGGGAATATCAGACAGGTTGTTGCGTATTTCTGTTGGAATTGAAGATAGCGAAGATTTAATTGCCGATCTGGAGCAGGCTTTCCAGGCATCAGCGAAGAGGTAAGTATGACTACATTAGGAGCTTCCGGGCTTCCTGCAAATCGTCAGTTGCATAAGTTTGGCGGAAGTAGCCTGGCAGACAGCAAATGCTATCTGCGAGTGGCAGGGATAATGGCAGAATACAGCCGCGAAGGGGACATGATGGTCGTGTCCGCCGCGGGCAGTAC
Above is a window of Limnobaculum parvum DNA encoding:
- the rpmE gene encoding 50S ribosomal protein L31, which encodes MREGIHPEYKAITATCSCGNVIKTHSTVGRDLNLDVCGECHPFYTGKQRDVATGGRVDRFNKRFNMLGGAK
- the metJ gene encoding met regulon transcriptional regulator MetJ, which codes for MAEWNGEYVSPYAEHGKKSEQVKKITVSIPLKVLKILTDERTRRQINNLRHATNSELLCEAFLHAFTGQPLPNDEDLRKERSDEIPEAAKILMREKGIDPDSWEY
- the metB gene encoding cystathionine gamma-synthase — its product is MKRKQATIAVRGGLNSDEQYGCVVPPIHLSSTYNFIDFNQPRAHDYSRRGNPTRDVVQSALAELEGGSRAILTGSGMSAIHLVCTALLTPDDLLIAPHDCYGGSYRLFDSQARRGAYRVLFVDQGDEQALEAALAQKPKLVLIESPSNPLLRVVDIAKVCQAAHQAGALAVVDNTFLSPILQQPIALGADIVLHSCTKYLNGHSDVVAGVVICKDEALGVDLAWWANNIGVTGAAFDSYLLLRGLRTLGPRMKQQQQNAQAVIAYLQQQPQVKTLYHPSLPENPGYEIARKQQSGFGAMLSFEFDGDEQAMRQFLAALELFTLAESLGGVESLISHAATMTHAGMAAEARKAAGISDRLLRISVGIEDSEDLIADLEQAFQASAKR